ACGCGGTGATCGGTCGTGAAGACGACGGCGCGGAGAGTTCGGATGTTGACGGTCGTGGGATGCGGATGCGCTGGTGGGGTGTTGAAGGGGGGAGTCATGGGGCCGCCTTTTGTTTTGCGGCCAGCCAGGTTGCGAATTGGTTGGGTGGGAGGATGAGGAGTGTGGCGTTCATGCGGTAGTGGCCGAGTCCGCAAAGCTGCGTGCAGAGGATGGCGTAGGTGCCGGGGGTGGTGGGGGTGAAGTGGAGGTGGATGGTCTGGCCGGGGACTGCGTTCTGCTTGAGTCGCATCTCGGGGATGGAGAAGCCGTGGATGACGTCCTGGGCGCGGAGGCGGAGGTCGACCTCTCGGTTGGCGGGAAGGACGAGTTGGGACGTGACCTGGTCGTCGGCGGAGTGAGGATCGGATGGGTCGAGGCCGAGGGGATTGCCTTCGCCGGGGGCTACCAGGCTGGGGCGGGTGATGCCGAAGGTGGCGTCGGGACCGGGGTAGCGGAAGTACCAGGCGAACTGGACTCCGGTGACCTCGACCTGGAGGGCTGTGGGGGATGCTCCGGTGTAGCGGGAGGCAGCCCAGAGGCGCTCGGCCT
This Tunturibacter gelidoferens DNA region includes the following protein-coding sequences:
- a CDS encoding cupredoxin domain-containing protein encodes the protein MICSRLTSACLPSLWIDRAAIHSPWLLPADASAHGPALDHHLLLNLWVALALLTLAHLILLIGLFARRHSEPTRLWRIEYLPLTVLALLFASLTLKAERLWAASRYTGASPTALQVEVTGVQFAWYFRYPGPDATFGITRPSLVAPGEGNPLGLDPSDPHSADDQVTSQLVLPANREVDLRLRAQDVIHGFSIPEMRLKQNAVPGQTIHLHFTPTTPGTYAILCTQLCGLGHYRMNATLLILPPNQFATWLAAKQKAAP